Genomic DNA from Campylobacter concisus:
GTATAGGTGTTGCACTTTTGCTGATAAAGCCAAACAAGTATGATTTTAAGGCACTTTCGCAAAATGGTGAAGTAAGTCTTAAAAATTACGACGGAAAGTACAAAGTTATATATTTTGGTTATCTTTTTTGCCCCGATGTCTGCCCTACTGCGCTCTCTTTGATTGGCGATGAGCTAAATAAACTAAAAAGAGATGACTTTGAGCTACTTTTTATTACGCTTGATCCTGAACGCGACACTCCTGAAAATTTAACTCTAATGGCAAAAAATTTCTATAAAGATGCCGATGGATTAAAACTAAATGCCTTAAAAGAAGTGGCAAAAACCTATGGTGTAAAATTTCAAAAAGTCCGTCTTGAAAACTCAGCCATGGGCTACTCTGTTGCCCACAGCTCTTCAATATATTTAATAGACAAAAAAGGAAATTTCTATAAAGAAATTTCAAATCTAACAAATGAAAATATTGGAGAAAATTTATTAAATTTGATCAAAGATAGACCTTAGGACTAGGAATTTTAGTAAGCCAAAATGGCCTACTAAAATTCCTTATGCAAGCATCATCTTAAGATCTTCTAAACTAAATTTAATTCAATTTCTATACTTTTGATTTTATGCTTGCTGAGTAATTTTTTCACCCAAAATCTATTAACTCTTGAACATAAATTTAAATCTACAAGCCAAACAAAATTGATTAAATATAAGCAGTACTAGCAACAAATTTATTAAGAAAATCTATATGAAAGGTGGGCTTTTGCGCTATAAATTTCAATGATAATGCAAAAGCTAAAATTTAAGTTTTGCTATTTTACTCTATGATGCACGCTGCCGCCATAAGTAATATCCTCAGCCTTTACCTCATCGCTTGTTAAAATTTCACTTATCTTGCCATTTTCTTCTAGTTTTTTTCTATTTTCTTCGGCGTCTTCTTGATAGCTATAAACCATCGCAACGCTCACTACTCCACTGATAGCTTCTATCTTCTTAAAATTTTTTATCTCATCTTCAATGCTATCTGAGCTAACTACCACTACGATTCTATCGTCTGCGTCAGTTATTATTTCACACTCTTTTAGCTTTTTTATTTCGTTTTTTACACTTTCATTTTTATTGTCCGTATAAACTATCAAACTTGAAATATTCATTTAATTCTCCAAAATAAAATTTTATTCTCATAGGCTGAAGTTACGACTTCATTGTCACTTATAAAAACTATACTATTTATCGTACTTTGCCCAGTTTTTAGCATTGCAATATTTTCTAAGCTTTTGCTATCAACTAAATTTACATCGCTCATCTCATCGCTCATATAAGCTGCTACTCTACCATCATCGCTAAGGCCGACACCATAGACCAAAAAGCCAGTATTTATCTTTTTTAGGCTTCCAGCTGAAAATATCCCCACGATCCTATCGGTACCTCCGCTGATCATGACGCCATTTTTATAGGAGATGTCGTAGATATTGTCTGTATGAATATCTAAAATTTGATCCATTTTTTTAGCTTTTATGTTATAAAAGTAGACCTTTCCGCTCTCACAAGCGATAGCTAGAGTGCTTCTATCTTCATTTATCTCCATATCTGAAAGCATCGCGATTGAAATTTTAAAGCTATCATAAATTTCGCCACTTTTTAAGTTTAAAAAGTAAATTTCATTGCTAATTGAAGCAAGCGCAACATGCTCATTATCTAAAAATAATGCCTTTTTTATCGCTTGATTATCCATTTTTATGCTTCTCATCTGCCCATTTTCTCTTAGATGAAGCACCTTTGTAGCGTAATCACCTTCGCTAAGTATAAGAGTTTTGCCATCAATTTCATCAATGCTTAAAATTTTTGGTCTTTCATGATCACTAACGTAGGTTTTTATATCATCCATCTTAATGATCTCTTCAAATTTAGACTCTTTAGGATCATAAATTTCAACCGTTCCTCCATCAGTCGCGATAAAG
This window encodes:
- a CDS encoding WD40 repeat domain-containing protein encodes the protein MRALFFIFCLLNFIFASEITTPYKQIEASANVLSTTLINGKLFIATDGGTVEIYDPKESKFEEIIKMDDIKTYVSDHERPKILSIDEIDGKTLILSEGDYATKVLHLRENGQMRSIKMDNQAIKKALFLDNEHVALASISNEIYFLNLKSGEIYDSFKISIAMLSDMEINEDRSTLAIACESGKVYFYNIKAKKMDQILDIHTDNIYDISYKNGVMISGGTDRIVGIFSAGSLKKINTGFLVYGVGLSDDGRVAAYMSDEMSDVNLVDSKSLENIAMLKTGQSTINSIVFISDNEVVTSAYENKILFWRIK
- a CDS encoding chaperone NapD — translated: MNISSLIVYTDNKNESVKNEIKKLKECEIITDADDRIVVVVSSDSIEDEIKNFKKIEAISGVVSVAMVYSYQEDAEENRKKLEENGKISEILTSDEVKAEDITYGGSVHHRVK
- a CDS encoding SCO family protein encodes the protein MKKAFWGLIIILICIGVALLLIKPNKYDFKALSQNGEVSLKNYDGKYKVIYFGYLFCPDVCPTALSLIGDELNKLKRDDFELLFITLDPERDTPENLTLMAKNFYKDADGLKLNALKEVAKTYGVKFQKVRLENSAMGYSVAHSSSIYLIDKKGNFYKEISNLTNENIGENLLNLIKDRP